A single genomic interval of Variovorax sp. PMC12 harbors:
- a CDS encoding amidohydrolase family protein: protein MNQRTLIRNADVITMEDACGEIRGCDILIDNGAIVRVAPDIASSHGPSCEGAAVVDASGMIALPGLIDAHNCIWQTVLRGYVPDLWTGNYFTRLLPLRRYFQPVDNFNSGCVGGHEMLSYGTTTVVDYCHNIRAPGYADAAIEGLRESGIRHVFTYSFMSELPDAFDSEAARFADARRVFERFDDPGSRTTVNFGIESIGTANVAGQLAFARALGAASCIHLNARGDVAALDDQGLLGPDLLGIHGNLLTDEELRRMARSAMPLCFTPSADVQGTPADVVRRAAEHGVPVVFGCDVPCHVASDPLMQLRVMYAVQGFIDGLTARAREEVTGRRPAVRPGMPLLRPADLIRRATIGCAQVLGMADRIGSLKAGKRADIVLVRKGLFGDSIADDLCAHLLLQTSAREIDTVFVDGQALLSGGRLLNHDAGRTAQRVSQSRAAIFAAARNGA, encoded by the coding sequence ATGAACCAGAGGACCTTGATCCGCAACGCCGACGTCATCACCATGGAAGATGCGTGCGGCGAGATCCGGGGATGCGACATCCTGATCGACAACGGCGCCATCGTGCGGGTCGCGCCGGACATCGCGTCCAGCCATGGGCCGAGCTGCGAGGGCGCGGCGGTGGTGGACGCGAGCGGCATGATCGCGCTGCCGGGCCTCATCGATGCGCACAACTGCATATGGCAGACGGTGCTTCGCGGCTATGTGCCCGACCTGTGGACGGGCAACTACTTCACCCGGCTGTTGCCGCTGCGACGTTACTTTCAGCCGGTCGACAACTTCAATTCAGGCTGTGTCGGCGGCCACGAGATGCTTTCCTATGGCACGACGACGGTGGTCGACTACTGCCACAACATCCGCGCGCCCGGCTATGCCGACGCTGCGATCGAGGGGCTGCGCGAGTCCGGCATCCGGCACGTCTTCACCTACTCGTTCATGAGCGAATTGCCCGACGCCTTCGACAGCGAGGCCGCGCGCTTCGCGGATGCGCGGCGGGTGTTCGAGCGCTTCGACGATCCGGGCAGCCGCACCACGGTGAACTTCGGCATCGAATCGATCGGGACGGCGAACGTGGCCGGCCAGCTTGCGTTCGCTCGCGCGCTGGGCGCTGCGAGCTGCATTCACCTGAACGCCCGGGGCGACGTCGCGGCGCTGGACGATCAGGGCCTGCTGGGGCCCGATCTGCTGGGCATCCACGGCAACCTGCTCACCGACGAGGAGCTGCGGCGCATGGCGCGCAGCGCGATGCCGCTGTGCTTCACGCCTTCGGCGGACGTGCAGGGCACGCCCGCCGACGTGGTGCGACGCGCCGCCGAGCACGGTGTGCCGGTGGTGTTCGGCTGCGACGTCCCATGCCACGTGGCGTCGGACCCCTTGATGCAGCTGCGCGTGATGTACGCCGTGCAGGGTTTCATCGACGGCCTGACGGCGCGTGCCCGCGAGGAAGTCACCGGCCGGAGGCCTGCTGTGCGTCCCGGCATGCCCCTGCTGCGGCCCGCCGACCTGATCCGCCGCGCGACCATCGGCTGTGCGCAGGTCCTGGGCATGGCCGACCGGATCGGCTCGCTCAAGGCAGGCAAGCGCGCGGACATCGTGCTCGTTCGAAAGGGCCTGTTCGGCGACTCGATCGCGGACGATCTGTGCGCCCACCTCCTGCTGCAGACCAGCGCGCGGGAGATCGACACGGTGTTCGTGGACGGACAGGCGCTGCTGTCCGGCGGGCGGCTGCTGAACCATGACGCGGGCCGCACCGCGCAGAGGGTCTCGCAGTCGAGGGCGGCCATCTTCGCTGCTGCGCGCAACGGCGCTTGA
- a CDS encoding TetR/AcrR family transcriptional regulator: MATSKPPGVQDSAAPPARRRLAPEDREHQIVQAATAFFARKGFDASTRELAGELGITQPLLYRYFPTKEALVDRVYEDVFVRRWNPEWEEWLADRSVPLPERLKRYLKDYARFVLRGEWVRIFIYAGLSRGGINQKYLARLRERHFVVIARELRHSHGIPEPRNAQEEDEEVELVWAMHSSVFYIGVRKWIYELPTPRNLERLIDMRVDAFIAGVPVVLKAQRS; encoded by the coding sequence ATGGCCACCAGCAAGCCCCCCGGGGTCCAAGACAGCGCGGCGCCGCCGGCGCGAAGGCGCCTCGCGCCAGAGGACCGCGAACACCAGATCGTGCAGGCGGCGACCGCGTTCTTCGCGCGCAAGGGCTTCGATGCCAGCACCCGCGAACTGGCCGGCGAGCTCGGCATCACGCAGCCCCTGCTCTACCGCTACTTTCCCACCAAGGAGGCGCTGGTCGACCGCGTCTACGAGGACGTGTTCGTGCGGCGCTGGAACCCGGAATGGGAAGAATGGCTGGCGGACCGCTCGGTGCCGCTGCCCGAGCGGCTCAAGCGCTACCTGAAGGACTACGCGCGCTTCGTGCTGCGCGGGGAATGGGTGCGCATCTTCATCTACGCGGGCCTCAGCCGCGGCGGCATCAACCAGAAATACCTCGCGCGCCTGCGCGAGCGGCACTTCGTGGTGATTGCCCGCGAGCTGCGTCACAGCCACGGCATTCCCGAACCGCGCAACGCCCAGGAAGAAGACGAGGAGGTCGAGCTCGTCTGGGCCATGCATTCGAGCGTCTTCTACATCGGCGTGCGCAAGTGGATCTACGAATTGCCCACGCCCAGGAATCTCGAGCGGCTCATCGACATGCGTGTCGATGCCTTCATTGCCGGCGTGCCGGTGGTGCTGAAGGCGCAACGGTCCTGA
- a CDS encoding LysR family transcriptional regulator, protein MLRQFVSVAEHESISRAAEALHISASPLSRTILQLEARVGFALFERVGRSLRLNNAGRELLANARELLRSNETLMRDLQRRADGIGGTVVIGHMAGALYNGIIPGTARQVQLAHPSIAFQFEGAEELQQLEALRRGRLDFAVQTQEVTDPSLASRLYSTENYVLLMPKRHPLVAVADIPLQMLVDAQWVVTPERSGPSLRAKFMTACRRLGFEPRVACVAGDIVSALALVANEFGLCAAQESLVQFAGEMIVARPLPLLEMQTEYRIVWRPEAVSPAAQRFLDALPHVPHPARVRRAAPPKHSVARPVRGRGEGARGRASKR, encoded by the coding sequence CGCACCATCCTGCAGCTCGAGGCGCGCGTGGGCTTCGCGCTGTTCGAACGGGTGGGCCGCTCGCTGCGCCTGAACAACGCCGGTCGCGAGCTGCTGGCGAATGCGCGCGAGCTGCTGCGAAGCAACGAGACCCTGATGCGCGACCTGCAGCGCAGGGCCGACGGCATCGGCGGCACGGTGGTGATCGGCCACATGGCCGGCGCGCTCTACAACGGCATCATCCCCGGCACGGCGCGGCAGGTGCAGCTCGCCCATCCCTCAATCGCCTTCCAGTTCGAGGGCGCGGAGGAGCTTCAGCAGCTCGAGGCACTGCGCCGCGGCCGGCTCGACTTCGCCGTGCAGACGCAGGAGGTGACCGATCCCTCGCTGGCGTCGCGCCTGTACAGCACCGAGAACTACGTGCTGCTCATGCCCAAGCGGCACCCGCTCGTCGCGGTGGCCGATATCCCCTTGCAGATGCTCGTCGACGCCCAGTGGGTGGTGACGCCCGAACGCAGCGGGCCCTCGCTGCGCGCGAAATTCATGACGGCCTGCCGCCGGCTGGGATTCGAGCCGCGCGTGGCTTGCGTGGCGGGCGACATCGTCTCGGCGCTCGCGCTGGTGGCCAACGAGTTCGGGCTGTGCGCGGCGCAGGAAAGCCTGGTGCAGTTCGCCGGCGAAATGATCGTCGCGCGGCCGCTGCCGCTGCTGGAGATGCAGACCGAGTACCGGATCGTCTGGCGGCCGGAGGCCGTGTCGCCCGCGGCGCAGCGCTTTCTCGATGCGCTGCCGCACGTGCCGCACCCTGCGCGCGTGCGCCGCGCGGCGCCGCCGAAGCACAGCGTGGCGCGGCCGGTGCGCGGGCGCGGCGAGGGCGCGCGAGGCCGTGCCTCCAAACGCTGA